From Carettochelys insculpta isolate YL-2023 chromosome 8, ASM3395843v1, whole genome shotgun sequence, a single genomic window includes:
- the ORMDL1 gene encoding ORM1-like protein 1, whose protein sequence is MNVGVAHSEVNPNTRVMNSRGMWLTYALGVGMLHIVLLSIPFFSVPVAWTLTNVIHNLGMYVFLHAVKGTPFETPDQGKARLLTHWEQLDYGVQFTSSRKFFTISPIILYFLTSFYTKYDPAHFIVNTASLLSVLIPKLPQLHGVRIFGINKY, encoded by the exons ATGAACGTAGGAGTTGCCCATAGTGAGGTAAATCCAAACACCAGGGTGATGAACAGTCGTGGAATGTGGCTGACATACGCGCTTGGAGTTGGTATGCTTCATATTGTCTTGCTCAGCATTCCGTTCTTCAGTGTTCCTGTTGCATGGACCTTAACCAATGTGATTCACAATCTG GGTATGTATGTATTCTTACATGCAGTAAAGGGAACTCCTTTTGAAACACCTGACCAGGGGAAAGCCAGGCTGCTAACACACTGGGAGCAACTGGACTATGGAGTACAATTTACATCCTCAAGAAAATTCTTCACAATTTCTCCAATAATTCT GTATTTCCTGACAAGCTTCTATACCAAGTATGATCCAGCACATTTCATTGTAAACACTGCTTCTCTCTTGAGTGTGCTTATCCCCAAGTTGCCGCAACTTCATGGTGTAAGAATCTTTGGCATCAACAAGTACTAA